A genome region from Nicotiana tabacum cultivar K326 chromosome 13, ASM71507v2, whole genome shotgun sequence includes the following:
- the LOC142167925 gene encoding 5-epi-aristolochene synthase-like, producing the protein MASAAVANYEEEIVRPVADFSPSLWGDQFLSFSIDNQVAEKYIYAQEIEALKEQTRSMLLATGRKLADTLNLIDIIERLGISYHFEKEIDEILDQIYNQNSNCNDLCTSALQFRLLRQHGFNISPEIFSKFQDENGKFKESLASDVLGLLNLYEASHVRTHADDILEDALAFSTIHLESAAPHLKSPLREQVTHALEQCLHKGVPRVETRFFISSIYDKEQSKNNVLLRFAKLDFNLLQMLHKQELAQVSRWWKDLDFVTTLPYARDRVVECYFWALGVYFEPQYSQARVMLVKTISMISIVDDTFDAYGTVKELEAYTDAIQRWDINEIDRLPDYMKISYKAILDLYKDYEKELSSAGRSHIVCHAIERMKEVVRNYNVESTWFIEGYMPPVSEYLSNALATTTYYYLATTSYLGMKSATEQDFEWLSKNPKILEASVIICRVIDDTATYEVEKSRGQIATGIECCMRDYGISTKEAMAKFQNMAETAWKDINEGLLRPTPVSTEFLTPILNLARIVEVTYIHNLDGYTHPEKVLKPHIINLLVDSIKI; encoded by the exons ATGGCCTCAGCAGCAGTTGCAAACTATGAAGAAGAGATTGTTCGCCCCGTCGCCGACTTCTCCCCTAGTCTCTGGGGTGATCAGTTCCTTTCATTCTCCATTGATAATCAG GTTGCGGAAAAGTATATATATGCTCAAGAGATTGAAGCATTGAAGGAACAAACGAGGAGTATGCTGTTAGCAACCGGAAGGAAATTGGCCGATACATTGAATTTGATTGACATTATTGAACGCCTTGGTATATCCTACCACTTTGAGAAAGAAATTGATGAGATTTTGGATCAGATTTACAACCAAAACTCAAACTGCAATGATTTGTGCACCTCTGCACTTCAATTTCGATTGCTCAGGCAACACGGTTTCAACATCTCTCCTG AAATTTTCAGCAAATTCCAAGATGAAAATGGCAAATTCAAGGAGTCTCTTGCTAGTGATGTCTTAGGATTATTAAACTTGTATGAAGCTTCACATGTAAGGACTCATGCTGACGATATCTTAGAAGACGCACTTGCTTTCTCCACTATCCATCTTGAATCTGCAGCTCCACATTTGAAATCTCCACTTAGGGAGCAAGTGACACATGCCCTTGAGCAATGTTTGCACAAGGGTGTTCCTAGAGTCGAGACCCGATTCTTCATCTCATCAATCTATGACAAGGAACAATCGAAGAATAATGTGTTACTTCGATTTGCCAAATTGGATTTCAACTTGCTCCAGATGTTGCACAAACAAGAACTTGCTCAAGTATCAAG GTGGTGGAAAGATTTGGATTTTGTAACAACACTTCCATATGCTAGAGATCGAGTAGTTGAATGCTACTTTTGGGCATTAGGAGTTTATTTTGAGCCTCAATACTCTCAAGCTCGCGTCATGCTCGTTAAGACCATATCAATGATTTCGATTGTCGATGACACCTTTGATGCTTACGGTACAGTTAAAGAACTTGAGGCATACACAGATGCCATACAAAG ATGGGATATCAACGAAATTGATCGGCTTCCTGATTACATGAAAATCAGTTATAAAGCTATTCTAGATCTCTACAAGGATTATGAAAAGGAATTGTCTAGTGCCGGAAGATCTCATATTGTCTGCCATGCAATAGAAAGA ATGAAAGAAGTAGTAAGAAATTATAATGTCGAGTCAACATGGTTTATTGAAGGATATATGCCACCTGTTTCTGAATACCTAAGCAATGCACTAGCAACTACCACATATTACTACCTCGCGACAACATCGTATTTGGGCATGAAGTCTGCCACGGAGCAAGATTTTGAGTGGTTGTCAAAGAATCCAAAAATTCTTGAAGCTAGTGTAATTATATGTCGAGTTATCGATGACACAGCCACGTACGAG GTTGAGAAAAGCAGGGGACAAATTGCAACTGGAATTGAGTGCTGCATGAGAGATTATGGTATATCAACAAAAGAGGCAATGGCTAAATTTCAAAATATGGCTGAGACAGCATGGAAAGATATTAATGAAGGACTTCTTAGGCCCACTCCCGTCTCTACAGAATTTTTAACTCCTATTCTCAATCTTGCTCGTATTGTTGAGGTTACATATATACACAATCTAGATGGATACACTCATCCGGAGAAAGTCTTAAAACCTCACATTATTAACCTACTTGTGGACTCCATCAAAATTTGA